From Ferviditalea candida, one genomic window encodes:
- a CDS encoding prephenate dehydrogenase yields the protein MKIAIFGVGLIGGSLALCLKETPGVRIVGHSGNPKSVEKYLKRNVVDEATTSMEEAVKDADFIFLCLPVGLLEDYLLKISALPLKPGCIISDVGSTKQSIMACADRLKLKDVHFIGGHPMAGKEKSGVEAATSHLFENAYYVLTPAADTPEEAYGKLSELLSRTKAQIIRMEPALHDDIVGAVSHLPHIIAVALVNQVAQYNESNGLYRLLAAGGFRDITRIASSEPIIWRDILIHNRDVLLKLLQDWNGHIERFIQLLEAGDGPGIEREFLDANRFRGELPERRKGMITSMYDVYVDVPDKPGIIGKITTQLGNHRINLSNIHILENRLDAPGVLRLTFREEEDMNRALKVLQELGCAYHY from the coding sequence ATGAAGATTGCAATTTTTGGCGTAGGCCTGATCGGCGGATCATTGGCCCTATGCTTGAAGGAAACTCCGGGAGTACGGATTGTCGGGCATTCCGGCAATCCGAAGTCGGTTGAAAAATACTTGAAAAGAAACGTTGTCGATGAAGCGACAACCTCAATGGAAGAAGCCGTTAAGGATGCCGACTTCATTTTTCTTTGCCTTCCCGTAGGCTTGCTGGAAGATTACCTGCTGAAGATCAGCGCCCTCCCTTTGAAACCGGGCTGCATCATCAGCGATGTCGGCAGCACCAAGCAGTCCATCATGGCCTGCGCGGATCGGCTGAAGCTCAAGGACGTTCATTTTATCGGCGGGCATCCGATGGCCGGCAAGGAGAAATCGGGTGTGGAGGCTGCGACCTCCCATTTGTTTGAGAATGCGTACTATGTGCTGACTCCGGCCGCGGATACGCCTGAAGAAGCTTACGGGAAATTGAGTGAGCTGCTGAGCCGGACCAAAGCGCAGATCATCAGGATGGAACCGGCTCTGCATGACGATATTGTCGGAGCGGTCAGCCATCTGCCGCATATCATTGCTGTAGCTCTCGTCAATCAAGTGGCTCAATATAACGAATCCAACGGGCTGTACCGTTTGTTGGCCGCCGGCGGCTTCCGCGACATTACGCGGATCGCTTCCAGCGAGCCGATTATCTGGCGGGATATTCTGATTCACAATCGGGATGTGCTGCTTAAGCTGCTGCAGGATTGGAACGGGCACATCGAGCGATTCATTCAACTCCTGGAAGCCGGGGACGGGCCTGGGATCGAACGTGAATTCCTGGACGCCAACCGGTTTCGCGGAGAGCTTCCGGAAAGACGGAAGGGCATGATCACTTCAATGTACGATGTGTATGTGGATGTACCGGACAAGCCGGGCATCATCGGCAAGATTACCACGCAATTGGGCAATCATCGTATTAACCTGAGCAACATTCATATTTTGGAGAATCGGCTGGATGCACCGGGAGTGCTCAGACTGACCTTCCGCGAAGAGGAAGACATGAACCGGGCGCTGAAAGTGCTTCAGGAGCTCGGCTGCGCTTATCATTATTAA